A single genomic interval of Nonomuraea rubra harbors:
- the nhaA gene encoding Na+/H+ antiporter NhaA: MLRAFLRTEAGSTSVLLAATALALLWANSPWGDTYEAFWHTSMGISFGDAQFSLDLRHWVNDGLMSVFFFLIGLEVSYEVRLGQLRDRRLIAVPALAAFGGMLVPAGVYLLLNYGGPGAGGWGVPIATDTAFVLGLLAVVGARCPDPLRAFLLTLAIVDDVLAIIIIALFYTEDLSVTALITAALLLAAIVTLRWLKIWRAPAYIVLGFALWVATLESGIHPTLIGIALGILVFVYAPTDHKLLLAGEAVQEFTSEPSARAAREAALRVQRAVSVNERLQLRLHPWSSYVIVPVFALANAGVRLDGETLRAAATSPVAIGVALGLLLGKVAGISLGTWLPLRLGWGVLPGNLVWGQLLGGAAVSGIGFTVALFIVDLAFQDPALHDQAKIGILAGSLLSAALGWLIFRLAWDRGGVCAPPEAEPAEDLPTTLAVPVGPGDHVRGPADARVTIVEYGDFECPYCGRLHPILEEILRRNPDVRLVFRHFPLRTLHPRAASAALVAEAAADEGRFWEMHDILYDNQRFLTDADLEHYAAELGVVPWSDVAGHVARIGVDEASGRDSGVRGTPTLFVNGVRYEGGHDLDSITRAVEESRESA; this comes from the coding sequence ATGTTGCGCGCGTTCCTGCGGACCGAGGCGGGCAGCACCAGCGTGCTGCTCGCCGCCACCGCGCTGGCCCTGCTCTGGGCGAACTCGCCGTGGGGTGACACCTACGAGGCGTTCTGGCACACCTCGATGGGCATCTCCTTCGGCGACGCGCAGTTCTCGCTGGACCTGCGCCACTGGGTCAACGACGGGCTCATGTCCGTCTTCTTCTTCCTCATCGGCCTGGAAGTCTCCTACGAGGTGCGGCTCGGGCAGCTCAGGGACCGGCGCCTGATCGCCGTGCCCGCCCTGGCCGCGTTCGGCGGCATGCTCGTGCCGGCCGGCGTCTACCTGCTGCTCAACTACGGCGGGCCCGGCGCGGGAGGCTGGGGCGTGCCGATCGCCACCGACACCGCGTTCGTGCTGGGCCTGCTCGCCGTGGTCGGCGCGCGCTGCCCCGACCCGCTGCGCGCGTTCCTGCTGACGCTGGCCATCGTGGACGACGTTCTGGCGATCATCATCATCGCGCTCTTCTACACGGAAGACCTGTCCGTCACCGCGCTGATCACCGCCGCGCTGCTGCTGGCGGCCATCGTGACGCTGCGGTGGCTGAAGATCTGGCGGGCTCCCGCGTACATCGTGCTGGGGTTCGCGCTGTGGGTGGCCACGCTGGAGAGCGGCATCCATCCGACGCTGATCGGCATCGCGCTGGGGATCCTCGTCTTCGTGTACGCCCCCACCGACCACAAGCTGCTGCTCGCCGGGGAGGCCGTGCAGGAGTTCACCAGCGAGCCGAGCGCGCGGGCCGCCAGGGAGGCCGCGCTGCGCGTCCAGCGGGCCGTCTCCGTGAACGAGCGCCTGCAGCTACGGCTGCACCCGTGGAGCAGCTACGTGATCGTGCCCGTTTTCGCGCTGGCCAACGCCGGTGTCCGCCTCGACGGGGAGACGCTGCGCGCCGCCGCCACCTCGCCGGTCGCCATCGGCGTGGCGCTGGGGCTGCTGCTGGGCAAGGTCGCCGGGATCTCGCTGGGCACCTGGCTGCCGCTGCGGCTGGGCTGGGGCGTGCTGCCGGGGAACCTGGTGTGGGGGCAGCTGCTGGGCGGGGCCGCCGTGTCGGGGATCGGGTTCACGGTGGCGCTGTTCATCGTGGACCTGGCGTTCCAGGATCCCGCGCTGCACGACCAGGCCAAGATCGGCATCCTGGCGGGCTCGCTGCTGTCCGCCGCGCTGGGCTGGCTGATCTTCCGCCTGGCGTGGGACCGGGGCGGGGTGTGCGCGCCGCCCGAGGCCGAGCCCGCCGAGGACCTGCCCACCACGCTGGCCGTCCCCGTCGGCCCCGGCGACCACGTACGCGGCCCCGCCGACGCCCGCGTCACGATCGTCGAGTACGGCGACTTCGAGTGCCCGTACTGCGGCCGGCTGCACCCGATCCTGGAGGAGATCCTCAGGAGGAACCCCGACGTGCGGCTGGTCTTCCGCCACTTCCCGCTGCGCACGCTGCACCCGCGCGCCGCCTCGGCCGCGCTCGTCGCGGAGGCCGCGGCCGACGAGGGCAGGTTCTGGGAGATGCACGACATCCTCTACGACAACCAGCGGTTCCTCACCGACGCCGACCTGGAGCACTACGCCGCCGAGCTGGGCGTCGTCCCCTGGTCCGACGTGGCCGGCCACGTCGCCAGGATCGGCGTGGACGAGGCGTCCGGCCGCGACAGCGGCGTGCGCGGCACGCCGACGCTGTTCGTGAACGGGGTGCGGTACGAGGGCGGGCACGATCTCGATTCGATCACCCGGGCGGTGGAAGAAAGCCGGGAGTCCGCGTAA
- a CDS encoding SDR family oxidoreductase, which produces MTAVLVTGGSGRLGRAVLESLAGAGYDVRATSRRDRPAGGGVRWAVADLTTGRGVAEAVAGADVIVHLAAAPYRGRYTRRVELDGTSVLLAAAREAGVRHLIYVSIVGVDRVPWGYFRTKVQAERLVRNGPVPWTIVRATQFHEFVEQALRGMARLGFLIADPGITMQPVDVRDLAGHLAALAGRGPTGEVAEYGGPESLTMAEAAASWLRARRLRRPVLRLRLPGGLGRAFRAGHLTTNARPAGEITWEAYLRQAQP; this is translated from the coding sequence ATGACAGCTGTACTTGTGACGGGCGGCAGCGGGCGCCTCGGCCGGGCCGTTCTGGAGAGCCTGGCCGGAGCCGGGTACGACGTGCGGGCGACCAGCCGCAGGGACCGGCCCGCGGGCGGCGGCGTGCGGTGGGCGGTCGCGGACCTGACCACCGGCCGGGGCGTGGCGGAGGCCGTGGCGGGGGCGGACGTGATCGTGCACCTGGCCGCGGCGCCCTACCGGGGCCGCTACACGCGGCGGGTGGAGCTCGACGGCACGTCGGTGCTGCTCGCGGCGGCACGGGAGGCCGGGGTGCGGCACCTGATCTACGTCTCGATCGTGGGCGTGGATCGGGTGCCGTGGGGATATTTCCGGACGAAGGTGCAGGCTGAGCGTCTCGTCCGGAACGGCCCGGTGCCGTGGACGATCGTGCGGGCCACGCAGTTCCACGAGTTCGTGGAGCAGGCGTTGCGGGGCATGGCCAGGCTCGGGTTCCTGATCGCCGACCCGGGCATCACGATGCAGCCCGTGGACGTGCGGGACCTGGCCGGGCACCTGGCGGCGCTGGCGGGCCGGGGGCCGACCGGCGAGGTGGCGGAGTACGGCGGCCCCGAGTCGCTGACCATGGCCGAGGCCGCGGCGAGCTGGCTGCGGGCCCGGCGCCTGCGCAGGCCCGTGCTGCGCCTGCGCCTGCCCGGCGGGCTCGGCCGGGCCTTCCGCGCCGGCCACCTGACCACGAACGCCAGGCCCGCCGGCGAGATCACCTGGGAGGCGTACCTGCGCCAGGCTCAGCCCTGA